A genomic region of Herbaspirillum sp. DW155 contains the following coding sequences:
- a CDS encoding ABC transporter substrate-binding protein, protein MTNKYQGLRRLALLATMTTALAAGMSSAAADELKVGVEIPLTGSLARVGSGMQEGINVAADVFNKTNGKHKIKLVTIDDESAPAKAIAAVEKLAGEGVLAITGGYGSNNIAPAADAAGKAGLVYVTSGGVDDNLVGSGRKNFFRINNVAGYQKAMVGLLEDMNARSVAIVYSTKEATAALAKDLEKAWGAKGLKVSSHAFDPAISDFKPIINKIKLQDKPEVIAMIGYENDYVGILRAARVLKPAVKAMVGVWSLATPKMAQDFPDLVPNVYGTALLPFPAQFTTADGKLFEETYRRLYKKDPDYLGQFGYVQSMLLFEAIARAADKGTLKKDGVAEEMRKTDRDTLIGRVQFGANGDNLNFTHHMGQHQGDKVAIVWPKAAATNKMNYPAVPW, encoded by the coding sequence ATGACGAACAAGTACCAAGGTCTGCGGCGGCTGGCCCTGCTGGCCACGATGACCACGGCGCTGGCCGCCGGCATGAGCAGCGCGGCTGCCGATGAACTCAAGGTCGGCGTGGAAATCCCGCTGACCGGGAGCCTCGCGCGGGTCGGCTCGGGCATGCAGGAGGGCATCAACGTGGCGGCCGACGTCTTCAACAAGACCAATGGCAAGCACAAGATCAAGCTGGTCACCATCGATGACGAATCGGCCCCGGCCAAGGCCATTGCCGCCGTCGAGAAACTGGCCGGGGAGGGCGTGCTGGCCATCACCGGCGGCTACGGTTCCAACAACATCGCCCCGGCCGCCGATGCGGCCGGCAAGGCTGGCCTGGTCTACGTGACCTCGGGCGGGGTGGATGACAATCTGGTGGGCAGCGGCCGCAAGAACTTCTTCCGCATCAACAACGTGGCCGGTTATCAGAAGGCCATGGTGGGCCTGCTGGAAGACATGAATGCGCGCTCGGTGGCCATCGTCTATTCCACCAAGGAAGCCACCGCCGCGCTGGCCAAAGACCTGGAAAAAGCCTGGGGTGCCAAGGGACTGAAGGTGAGTTCGCACGCCTTCGATCCGGCCATCAGCGACTTCAAGCCCATCATCAACAAGATCAAGCTGCAGGACAAGCCGGAAGTCATCGCCATGATCGGCTACGAGAACGACTACGTGGGCATCCTGCGCGCCGCACGGGTGTTGAAGCCAGCGGTCAAGGCGATGGTGGGCGTGTGGTCGCTGGCCACGCCCAAGATGGCGCAGGACTTCCCGGACCTGGTGCCCAATGTGTATGGCACGGCGCTGCTGCCGTTCCCGGCGCAGTTCACCACGGCCGATGGCAAGCTCTTCGAAGAGACCTACCGCCGTCTCTACAAGAAAGACCCGGACTACCTGGGCCAGTTCGGCTACGTGCAATCGATGCTGCTGTTTGAAGCCATCGCCCGCGCCGCCGACAAGGGGACGCTCAAGAAAGACGGCGTGGCCGAGGAAATGCGCAAGACCGACCGCGACACCCTGATCGGCCGCGTGCAGTTCGGTGCCAATGGCGACAACCTGAACTTCACCCACCATATGGGTCAGCATCAGGGCGACAAGGTGGCCATCGTCTGGCCCAAGGCGGCCGCCACCAACAAGATGAACTATCCGGCAGTACCCTGGTAA
- a CDS encoding 3-hydroxyacyl-CoA dehydrogenase NAD-binding domain-containing protein: protein MSTQAPAPAESAPVHLAREGAMLVVTIANPPVNALGVAVRRGLMAAIEEGEADANVAAILITGAGRNFIGGADIREFGKPPQAPLLTDLCNRIEACNKPVLAAIHGAALGGGLEVALAAHYRLVLGNARLGLPEVQLGLLPGAGGTQRTPRLIGAQAALDMMLSGRHLSGKEALALGLVDRLAEGDSAEQARAAGLRELQALVEMGLPVRRSREGSALSDTAATQAAIAAARTEAGKKSRGLFSPHKIIDAVEAATTLPFDEGLALERRFFLQCLDSPQRAGLIHAFFAEREVQKAPETRNAQPRRIERIGVVGGGTMGAGIAVAVLDAGLPVTMIERDDQALARGRGHVEKIYDAQVVKGRLTAEARDAVLARLQGSTRYEDLSDADVVIEAVFEDLTVKQAVFAELDRVCKPGAVLATNTSYLDIDAIAASISRPADVIGLHFFSPANVMKLLEIVVPRQVAGDVVATAFELAKRLRKVPVRAGVCDGFIGNRILAVYRQAADALMEDGASPYEIDAAVRDFGFAMGPYQVVDLAGGDIGWATRKRRAATRDPRARYVHIADRLCERGWFGQKSGRGFYRYAEGARNGTPDPEVLALIDEERARAGITPRHFSQEDIQRRYLAAMINEGANVVHQRIALRPLDVDVTFLYGYGFPRHRGGPMKYADMIGLPNVLADIRAFAAEDPLFWTPSPLLVELVERGANFDSLNQAG, encoded by the coding sequence ATGTCCACCCAAGCACCGGCGCCGGCCGAGTCGGCCCCCGTCCATCTGGCGCGCGAGGGCGCCATGCTGGTCGTGACCATTGCCAACCCACCGGTGAACGCCCTGGGCGTGGCCGTGCGCCGGGGCCTGATGGCCGCCATCGAGGAAGGCGAGGCCGATGCCAACGTGGCCGCCATCCTGATCACCGGCGCCGGCCGCAACTTCATCGGCGGGGCCGACATCCGCGAATTCGGCAAGCCGCCGCAAGCGCCGCTGCTGACCGACCTGTGCAATCGCATCGAAGCCTGCAACAAGCCCGTGCTGGCCGCCATCCACGGCGCCGCGCTGGGGGGTGGTCTGGAAGTGGCGCTGGCAGCGCATTACCGGCTGGTGCTCGGCAACGCCCGCCTGGGCCTGCCGGAAGTACAGCTGGGACTGCTGCCCGGTGCCGGTGGCACGCAGCGTACGCCGCGCCTCATCGGTGCCCAGGCAGCGCTGGACATGATGCTGAGCGGCCGCCACCTGAGTGGGAAAGAAGCCCTGGCCCTGGGCCTGGTGGACCGCCTGGCCGAAGGCGACAGCGCCGAACAGGCGCGCGCGGCCGGCCTGCGTGAATTGCAGGCGCTGGTGGAGATGGGCCTGCCGGTACGCCGCAGCCGCGAAGGCAGCGCCCTCTCCGACACGGCCGCCACGCAGGCTGCCATTGCAGCGGCGCGTACCGAGGCCGGCAAGAAATCACGCGGCCTGTTCTCCCCGCACAAGATCATCGATGCGGTGGAAGCCGCCACCACCCTGCCCTTCGACGAAGGACTCGCACTGGAGCGCCGGTTCTTCCTGCAATGCCTGGACAGCCCGCAGCGCGCCGGCCTGATCCACGCCTTCTTCGCCGAACGCGAAGTGCAGAAAGCCCCCGAGACCCGCAACGCCCAGCCACGTCGCATCGAACGCATCGGCGTGGTCGGTGGCGGCACCATGGGTGCGGGCATCGCCGTGGCGGTGCTCGATGCCGGTTTGCCGGTGACCATGATCGAACGCGACGACCAAGCCCTCGCACGCGGACGCGGCCATGTCGAAAAAATCTATGACGCCCAGGTGGTCAAGGGCCGCCTTACAGCAGAGGCCCGCGATGCCGTGCTGGCACGACTGCAGGGCAGCACCCGTTATGAAGACTTGTCCGATGCGGATGTGGTGATCGAAGCCGTCTTCGAGGATCTGACTGTCAAGCAGGCCGTCTTCGCCGAACTGGATCGCGTCTGCAAACCCGGCGCGGTGCTGGCGACCAACACCTCCTACCTCGATATCGATGCGATTGCCGCCAGCATCTCGCGGCCTGCGGATGTGATCGGCCTGCATTTCTTCTCACCGGCCAATGTGATGAAGCTGCTGGAAATCGTGGTGCCGCGCCAGGTCGCAGGCGATGTGGTGGCGACCGCTTTCGAACTGGCCAAACGCCTGCGCAAGGTACCGGTGCGCGCGGGGGTATGCGATGGTTTCATCGGCAATCGCATCCTGGCGGTATATCGTCAGGCCGCCGATGCCCTGATGGAGGATGGCGCCTCGCCCTATGAGATCGATGCGGCCGTGCGCGACTTCGGTTTTGCCATGGGACCGTATCAGGTGGTGGACCTGGCCGGTGGCGACATCGGCTGGGCCACCCGCAAGCGCCGCGCCGCCACGCGCGATCCGCGTGCGCGCTACGTGCACATCGCCGACCGCCTGTGCGAGCGCGGCTGGTTCGGCCAGAAGAGCGGACGCGGTTTCTATCGCTATGCCGAGGGTGCACGCAACGGCACGCCCGACCCGGAAGTGCTGGCGCTCATCGACGAGGAACGCGCACGCGCCGGCATCACCCCGCGCCACTTCAGCCAGGAAGATATCCAGCGCCGCTACCTGGCGGCCATGATCAACGAGGGAGCCAACGTGGTGCACCAGCGCATTGCGCTGCGTCCGCTGGATGTGGATGTCACCTTCCTCTACGGCTACGGTTTCCCGCGTCATCGCGGTGGTCCGATGAAATACGCCGACATGATCGGCCTGCCCAATGTGCTGGCCGACATCCGCGCCTTTGCTGCAGAAGACCCGCTGTTCTGGACACCCTCGCCGCTGCTGGTGGAGCTGGTCGAACGCGGCGCCAATTTTGATTCGCTGAACCAGGCCGGCTGA
- a CDS encoding NADP-dependent malic enzyme — MTQQISAAEQLLRDAAREYHRTPTRGKIEVRATKPLSNQRDLSLAYSPGVAYPCLDIEADPLKAFDYTSRGNLVAVISNGTAVLGLGNIGPLASKPVMEGKGCLFKKFAGVDVFDIELAENDPDKLVEIIAALEPTLGGINLEDIKAPECFYIEQKLSARMNIPVFHDDQHGTAIISSAALLNGLELVGKDIGAVKIAVSGAGAAAIACVEVMIGLGVKRQNVYMVDSKGVIYEGRPGGLDASKQRYAIKTEARTLADVVNGADVFLGCSAPGVLTAEMVKTMADKPIILALANPEPEIRPELAKSVRPDCIIATGRSDYPNQVNNVLCFPYIFRGALDCGATKITEAMKLACVREIADLAKAETSAEVSAAYPGKELVFGPDYLIPTPFDSRLILKIAPAVAKAAAESGVATRPIQDYAAYRQELTRFIYQTGMFMQPVFQTAKVAPQRVVYADGQDERVLRAVQFVADEGLAAPILVGAPGAIEAGIKKAGLRLKIGQNVQVIDPATDSRVAQYAAHYKDGSEADVRASGSLLAALMVKAGDADAMLCGLDGNYDGHLAHVEKVIGLKDGAQEFAALNAVLLPEQTLFITDTYVNDTPDAEQLARIAKAAAEEVARFGVPPKVAFLSHSNQGSSSRPSARKMAAAHEAFKKLAPQVESAGELHGDAALSEKIRHNAGLADSGLTGAANVLVCPNLDAANILFNVLKTSSGQGTTIGPILLGAAAPVHVLTPSSTVRRVINMTALAAAMAQDGKSKA; from the coding sequence ATGACCCAACAAATTTCCGCCGCCGAGCAACTCCTGCGTGACGCCGCCCGCGAATACCATCGCACCCCGACACGCGGCAAGATCGAAGTCCGTGCCACCAAGCCGCTGTCCAACCAGCGCGACCTGTCGCTGGCCTACTCCCCGGGCGTGGCCTATCCCTGCCTGGACATCGAAGCCGATCCGCTGAAGGCCTTCGACTACACCTCGCGCGGCAACCTGGTGGCCGTCATCAGCAACGGCACCGCCGTGCTGGGTCTGGGCAACATCGGTCCGCTGGCGTCCAAGCCGGTGATGGAAGGCAAGGGCTGCCTGTTCAAGAAATTTGCCGGCGTGGATGTCTTCGACATCGAACTGGCCGAGAACGACCCCGACAAGCTGGTCGAAATCATCGCCGCGCTGGAACCGACCCTGGGCGGCATCAACCTGGAAGACATCAAGGCGCCGGAATGCTTCTACATCGAACAGAAGCTCTCGGCCCGCATGAACATCCCGGTCTTCCACGATGACCAGCACGGTACCGCCATCATCTCTTCGGCCGCTCTGCTGAACGGACTGGAACTGGTCGGCAAGGACATCGGCGCGGTCAAGATCGCCGTCTCCGGCGCGGGTGCGGCCGCGATTGCCTGCGTGGAAGTGATGATCGGCCTGGGCGTGAAGCGCCAGAACGTCTACATGGTCGACAGCAAGGGCGTCATCTATGAAGGCCGCCCCGGTGGACTGGATGCCTCCAAGCAGCGCTACGCCATCAAGACCGAAGCGCGCACCCTGGCCGATGTGGTCAATGGCGCCGACGTGTTCCTGGGCTGCTCCGCGCCGGGCGTGCTGACCGCCGAGATGGTCAAGACCATGGCCGACAAGCCCATCATCCTGGCCCTGGCCAACCCGGAACCGGAAATCCGCCCCGAGCTGGCCAAGTCGGTCCGTCCGGACTGCATCATCGCCACCGGCCGTTCGGATTATCCGAACCAGGTCAACAACGTCCTGTGCTTCCCCTACATCTTCCGCGGTGCGCTCGATTGCGGCGCCACCAAGATCACCGAAGCCATGAAGCTGGCCTGCGTGCGCGAGATCGCCGACCTGGCCAAGGCCGAGACCAGCGCCGAAGTCAGCGCCGCCTATCCGGGCAAGGAACTGGTGTTCGGCCCCGACTACCTGATCCCGACTCCGTTCGATTCGCGCCTGATCCTCAAGATCGCCCCGGCCGTGGCCAAGGCCGCCGCCGAGTCCGGCGTAGCGACCCGTCCCATCCAGGACTACGCCGCCTACCGCCAGGAACTGACCCGCTTCATCTACCAGACCGGCATGTTCATGCAGCCGGTGTTCCAGACCGCCAAGGTCGCGCCGCAGCGCGTGGTCTATGCAGACGGCCAGGATGAGCGCGTGCTGCGCGCGGTCCAGTTCGTCGCCGACGAAGGCCTGGCGGCACCGATCCTGGTCGGTGCGCCCGGTGCCATCGAAGCCGGCATCAAGAAAGCCGGCCTGCGCCTCAAGATCGGCCAGAACGTGCAAGTGATCGACCCGGCTACGGACTCCCGCGTGGCGCAATACGCCGCTCATTACAAGGATGGCAGCGAAGCCGACGTGCGCGCCAGCGGCAGCCTGCTGGCGGCCCTGATGGTCAAGGCCGGTGACGCCGACGCCATGCTGTGCGGCCTGGACGGCAACTACGATGGCCACCTGGCTCACGTGGAAAAGGTCATTGGCCTGAAAGACGGCGCACAGGAATTCGCCGCCCTGAACGCCGTGCTGCTGCCGGAACAGACGCTCTTCATCACCGACACCTACGTCAATGACACCCCGGACGCCGAGCAACTGGCCCGCATCGCCAAGGCTGCTGCGGAAGAAGTGGCGCGTTTCGGTGTGCCGCCGAAGGTGGCCTTCCTGTCGCACTCCAACCAGGGCAGCTCCTCGCGTCCCTCGGCCCGCAAGATGGCCGCAGCGCATGAAGCCTTCAAGAAGCTGGCCCCGCAAGTCGAGTCCGCCGGCGAACTGCATGGCGACGCCGCCCTGTCGGAAAAGATCCGCCACAACGCCGGCCTGGCCGACAGCGGTCTGACGGGTGCCGCCAACGTGCTGGTCTGCCCCAACCTGGATGCCGCCAACATCCTCTTCAACGTCTTGAAGACCAGCAGCGGCCAGGGCACCACCATCGGCCCCATCCTGCTGGGTGCGGCCGCACCGGTGCACGTGCTGACCCCATCGAGCACGGTCCGCCGCGTCATCAACATGACCGCGCTGGCCGCAGCCATGGCGCAGGACGGCAAGTCCAAGGCCTGA
- a CDS encoding ABC transporter ATP-binding protein gives MLEVTNLRAGYGAINVLWDVSLTVGQGQLTTIIGPNGAGKTTLLRAIMGLIPIGQGQVSLDGRVLNGMPTWEMSKVSMAMIPEGRMIFRAMSIEENLIVGAFAPQHRARVKDNLERAYTMFPRLRERRRQLAGSLSGGEAQMLAMARGLMSEPKLLIIDEPSLGLAPVVVNELFEILARLKEEGRTIILVEQNTERAVGVADHVYLMQGGRVILSQKASEVALDHLHDLYFAR, from the coding sequence ATGCTGGAAGTCACCAATCTGCGCGCCGGCTATGGCGCCATCAACGTGCTGTGGGATGTCTCGCTGACGGTGGGGCAGGGACAGCTGACCACCATCATCGGTCCCAACGGCGCGGGCAAGACCACGCTGCTGCGCGCCATCATGGGCTTGATCCCGATCGGGCAGGGGCAGGTCAGCCTGGATGGACGGGTGCTCAACGGCATGCCGACCTGGGAAATGTCGAAGGTCTCGATGGCGATGATTCCGGAAGGGCGCATGATCTTTCGCGCCATGAGCATCGAGGAAAACCTCATCGTCGGCGCCTTCGCCCCGCAGCACCGCGCGCGCGTGAAGGACAACCTGGAACGTGCCTACACCATGTTCCCGCGCCTGCGCGAACGGCGCCGCCAGCTGGCCGGATCGCTCTCGGGCGGGGAGGCGCAGATGCTGGCGATGGCGCGCGGACTGATGTCCGAGCCGAAGCTGCTCATCATCGATGAACCCTCATTGGGACTGGCCCCGGTGGTGGTCAACGAACTCTTCGAGATTCTGGCGCGCCTGAAGGAAGAGGGCCGCACCATCATCCTGGTGGAACAGAACACCGAGCGTGCCGTGGGCGTGGCCGATCATGTTTACCTGATGCAGGGCGGCCGCGTGATCCTGTCGCAGAAGGCCAGCGAGGTGGCGCTGGATCACCTGCATGATCTTTACTTCGCACGATGA
- a CDS encoding branched-chain amino acid ABC transporter permease, producing MTELILQALYSGLLQGGSYALIALGLALVFGAMRVINLAQGELVLLAAYIAYSVESGLGLNPVLAIPIALVVVCLTSAIVYAVVSRIKKDREINSLILTYGIGVILTNGMLLIWKADIRSTSSEWLQEAFVLGPFYSMRSEVLFFGVSLLMMAALWWWLSRSWYGRAVRAVSSNRDAAKLMGINPGYTELVSFIVAGILASFAGVALFSYGVISPAYGGVLTVKAFIITVLAGVGSIPGVLIGAVLLGVAEALTVTLASSALQELAGMGLFLLVLFIMPNGLFGLRARRG from the coding sequence ATGACTGAACTGATACTGCAAGCCCTCTACTCGGGGCTGCTGCAGGGGGGCTCCTACGCCCTCATAGCCCTGGGCCTGGCGCTGGTGTTCGGCGCCATGCGGGTCATCAACCTGGCGCAGGGCGAGCTGGTGCTGCTGGCCGCCTACATCGCTTATTCGGTGGAGTCCGGCCTGGGTTTGAATCCCGTGCTGGCCATTCCGATTGCGCTGGTGGTGGTGTGCCTGACCTCGGCCATCGTGTATGCCGTGGTCAGTCGCATCAAGAAGGACCGCGAAATCAATTCGCTCATCCTCACCTATGGCATCGGCGTGATCCTCACCAACGGCATGCTGCTGATCTGGAAGGCCGACATCCGCTCCACCAGTTCGGAATGGCTGCAGGAAGCCTTCGTGCTCGGTCCCTTCTACAGCATGCGCAGCGAAGTGCTGTTCTTCGGCGTGAGCCTGTTGATGATGGCCGCGCTCTGGTGGTGGCTCTCACGCAGCTGGTATGGCCGCGCCGTGCGGGCCGTGTCCAGCAATCGCGATGCGGCCAAGCTCATGGGCATCAACCCCGGCTATACCGAACTGGTGTCCTTCATCGTGGCCGGCATCCTCGCCTCCTTCGCGGGGGTGGCGCTGTTCAGTTATGGTGTTATCAGCCCAGCTTATGGCGGGGTGCTCACGGTCAAGGCTTTCATTATTACTGTGCTGGCCGGTGTGGGCTCCATTCCCGGCGTGCTGATCGGCGCAGTGCTGCTGGGCGTGGCCGAAGCGCTGACCGTGACCCTGGCCAGCTCGGCGCTGCAGGAACTGGCGGGCATGGGACTGTTCCTGCTGGTGCTGTTCATCATGCCCAATGGCTTGTTCGGCCTGCGCGCAAGAAGGGGATGA
- a CDS encoding ABC transporter ATP-binding protein, with protein MLELEKVSVRFGGLTAVDEVSLKVGTGDVVGLVGANGAGKTTLFNAISGLVRPTSGAIRFNGQDVLHAPLHRRARLGIGRTFQIPQPMHELTVRENLIVAQRFATGKVDTRKIDEVLAFTGLTEKAGRDAATGLALTELKALEVAKALATQPRLLLLDEVLAGLETNGKRRFMQMLKGLHDAFAVGIVIIEHDIETISKLCPRVAVLNFGQLIAEGAPAQVFNDPAVIKSYTGA; from the coding sequence ATGCTTGAACTGGAAAAAGTCTCGGTGCGTTTCGGCGGCCTCACGGCGGTCGATGAAGTCTCGCTGAAGGTGGGCACGGGCGATGTGGTCGGACTGGTCGGCGCCAATGGCGCGGGCAAGACCACGCTCTTCAATGCCATCTCCGGACTGGTACGGCCCACCAGTGGCGCCATCCGCTTCAATGGTCAGGACGTCCTGCATGCACCGCTGCATCGGCGCGCGCGGCTGGGCATCGGGCGTACCTTCCAGATTCCGCAGCCCATGCATGAACTGACCGTGCGCGAGAACCTGATCGTGGCCCAGCGCTTTGCTACCGGCAAGGTCGATACGCGCAAGATCGATGAAGTGCTTGCCTTCACCGGCCTGACGGAGAAGGCCGGGCGCGATGCCGCCACCGGACTGGCGCTGACCGAGTTGAAGGCGCTGGAAGTGGCCAAGGCGCTGGCCACGCAGCCCCGGCTGCTGCTGCTCGATGAAGTACTGGCCGGGCTGGAGACCAATGGCAAGCGCCGTTTCATGCAGATGCTCAAGGGGCTGCATGATGCCTTTGCGGTGGGCATCGTCATCATCGAACACGACATCGAAACCATCAGCAAGCTGTGCCCGCGCGTGGCCGTGCTCAACTTCGGCCAGCTCATCGCCGAGGGCGCGCCGGCGCAGGTGTTCAATGATCCGGCGGTCATCAAGAGTTACACAGGAGCGTGA
- a CDS encoding branched-chain amino acid ABC transporter permease, which yields MTMNRNKLPALLLPLLLIGAPLLLAQNHYVMSLLVASMVIGGIALSWALLGNLGGMISFGHAAFFGVGAYTSAVLSMKYGVPVLAALLLGGVGALVAALAMLPVLRLRGPYFALAILAYAHIFRILATEWTSMTGGSGGLSNIARLPTVLGLDLSSKIGAYFVILLIVAVFALVYARVRESHYGLALRAMHESEDATRVVGVNSTVLKGMMLLLSAFMCGVVAAFNAHYISFLEPDYAFSALWVTIPIVAAIFGGYRSITGPVIGAVVVYLLDQLVFKNLIPSGHQLVLGVLLVAMIVFSPDGLLPLLRRAGKLGKRESGEQHA from the coding sequence ATGACGATGAACAGGAACAAGCTGCCCGCATTGCTGCTGCCCTTGCTGCTGATCGGCGCACCGCTGCTGCTGGCGCAGAACCATTACGTGATGAGCCTCCTGGTCGCCTCGATGGTGATCGGTGGCATCGCGCTGTCGTGGGCGCTGCTGGGCAACCTGGGCGGGATGATCAGCTTTGGTCATGCGGCCTTCTTCGGCGTAGGTGCCTATACCTCGGCGGTGTTGAGCATGAAATACGGCGTGCCGGTACTGGCCGCGCTGCTGCTGGGCGGCGTCGGTGCGCTGGTGGCGGCGCTGGCGATGCTGCCGGTGTTGCGCCTGCGCGGTCCGTATTTCGCGCTGGCGATTCTGGCGTATGCGCACATCTTCCGCATCCTCGCCACCGAATGGACCTCGATGACGGGCGGCTCGGGTGGACTGTCCAACATTGCGCGCCTGCCCACCGTGCTGGGGCTGGACCTGTCGAGCAAGATCGGCGCGTACTTCGTGATCCTGCTGATCGTGGCCGTCTTCGCGCTGGTCTATGCCCGCGTGCGCGAGAGCCACTACGGATTGGCCTTGCGCGCGATGCACGAGAGCGAGGATGCCACCCGTGTGGTGGGTGTCAACAGCACCGTGCTCAAGGGCATGATGCTGCTGCTGTCGGCCTTCATGTGCGGCGTGGTCGCTGCCTTCAATGCGCATTACATCAGCTTCCTCGAACCGGACTATGCCTTCAGCGCCCTGTGGGTCACGATTCCCATCGTGGCCGCCATCTTCGGCGGCTATCGCAGCATCACCGGGCCCGTGATCGGTGCGGTGGTGGTGTATCTGCTGGACCAGCTGGTGTTCAAGAACCTCATTCCCTCCGGCCACCAGCTGGTGCTGGGGGTCTTGCTGGTGGCGATGATCGTCTTCAGTCCCGATGGCCTGCTGCCGCTCCTTCGTAGGGCAGGCAAGCTGGGCAAGCGCGAATCGGGAGAACAGCATGCTTGA
- a CDS encoding IclR family transcriptional regulator, which yields MDEIVSFKGEEESHDRQFVNALARGLEILRCFRPGEIYLTNTELARRTGLPKPTISRLTHTLTRLGYLEYSEDQGRYQLGSGVLALGYSLLSGMDVRKLARPAMQELADYSQCNVALGIRDRLSMVYIEAARGQSAVTLRRDVGSRIPLATTSMGRALLCALPQNERDFLMDHIRLRNEEQWPKVKAGIEQAFKDYQDHGFCISVGEWEKTISAVGVPMIDANEEKIMAFNCGGPAFMLTREMLMEDLGPRLVNVVRTVEASMGRR from the coding sequence ATGGATGAGATTGTGTCGTTCAAGGGTGAGGAGGAGAGCCACGACCGGCAGTTCGTCAATGCCCTGGCGCGCGGACTGGAGATCCTGCGGTGCTTCCGCCCCGGCGAGATCTATCTCACCAATACCGAACTGGCCAGGCGCACCGGCCTGCCCAAGCCGACCATCTCGCGTCTCACGCATACCCTGACCCGGCTGGGCTATCTCGAATATTCCGAAGACCAGGGCCGCTACCAGCTCGGCTCGGGCGTGCTGGCACTGGGCTATTCGTTGCTCTCGGGCATGGACGTGCGCAAGCTGGCGCGTCCTGCGATGCAGGAGCTGGCCGACTATTCGCAATGCAATGTGGCGCTGGGCATCCGCGATCGCCTCAGCATGGTCTACATCGAGGCCGCGCGCGGCCAGTCGGCCGTGACCTTGCGGCGCGATGTGGGTTCGCGCATCCCGCTGGCCACCACGTCGATGGGCCGCGCGCTCTTGTGCGCATTGCCACAGAACGAACGCGATTTCCTGATGGACCACATCCGCCTGCGCAACGAAGAGCAATGGCCCAAGGTCAAGGCCGGTATCGAACAGGCCTTCAAGGATTACCAGGATCATGGTTTCTGCATTTCGGTCGGTGAATGGGAAAAGACCATCAGCGCCGTCGGTGTGCCCATGATCGATGCCAACGAAGAAAAGATCATGGCCTTCAACTGTGGCGGCCCGGCCTTCATGCTGACGCGCGAGATGCTGATGGAAGACCTCGGCCCGCGTCTGGTGAACGTCGTGCGCACGGTGGAAGCCAGCATGGGCCGCCGCTGA
- a CDS encoding DUF2076 domain-containing protein: MSPQETQALQDFLQQLTQVRGISKDAQADAMIRAAVAQQPDAAYLLVQRALLMEQALNATKAQVAALQSQVQSLQAGAAGSGREPGFLDGNAWGHAPAAGRPQAAASAYMPAAAPAYAAPAPAAPAYQAAPAQSSGFFGGGMGSMLGTVAATAAGVAGGAFLYQGIEHLFNGNSGSGFAHQNGLSAPVENIENTTVNNYYGSDGERDSKSDLASNSRFSDNSGTSDNFDSSSDLADLSNFDLDDSGGYDDSLA, from the coding sequence ATGAGTCCGCAAGAAACACAAGCCCTCCAGGATTTTCTCCAGCAACTGACCCAGGTGCGCGGCATCAGCAAGGATGCCCAGGCCGACGCCATGATCCGGGCGGCGGTGGCGCAGCAGCCGGATGCGGCCTATCTGCTGGTACAACGCGCCTTGCTGATGGAGCAGGCCTTGAACGCCACCAAGGCGCAAGTGGCTGCGCTGCAAAGCCAGGTGCAGTCCTTGCAGGCCGGTGCGGCGGGTAGTGGGCGCGAGCCGGGCTTTCTGGATGGCAATGCGTGGGGCCATGCGCCTGCTGCGGGTCGTCCGCAAGCGGCGGCGTCCGCTTATATGCCGGCGGCTGCACCGGCTTACGCCGCACCTGCACCTGCTGCGCCGGCTTATCAGGCTGCGCCGGCGCAGTCCTCGGGTTTCTTCGGCGGGGGCATGGGCAGCATGCTCGGCACCGTCGCGGCCACTGCAGCGGGTGTGGCCGGTGGCGCGTTCCTGTATCAGGGGATCGAACACTTGTTCAACGGCAACAGCGGCTCCGGCTTCGCGCACCAGAACGGCCTGAGTGCGCCGGTGGAAAATATCGAGAACACGACGGTCAACAATTACTACGGCAGTGATGGCGAGCGCGACAGCAAGTCTGACCTGGCCAGCAACAGTCGCTTCAGCGATAACAGCGGCACCAGCGACAACTTCGACTCCAGCAGCGACCTGGCCGATCTGAGTAATTTCGATCTGGATGACAGCGGTGGTTATGATGATTCGCTGGCGTGA